AATTTGGAATGTCAATGATGCGGCCACTAGCCAATTTTATATAGGCATTAAATGACTGAAAGCCCCACTCGTTATCCGGGTCATATTGATATCTCAATTCGAGTATTTCTTGTCCGATTATATCTGAAAGTCTTAGGGTCTCCATTGCTTTTAAGGTGATGCCGCTGTATATTGACCTATGAAAGTTACGTTTTTCTTGCTCATTTCCCTTTGGCATCCTGCGTGTATAAATGCTTATTCTTTCAACATCTTCGCCCCCAACATTCCCTCATCCCCATTCATCACCACAAAGTAAACTCCTGCCGCCAGCCCGGACACATCGATGCTGGTTTGGGTAACCCCCGCGGCAACGGGAATGGTTTTCAATATCTTGCCATCGACACTGACCACCCGGATATAGGATATATGGCCGGTAGCGGGACTGGTCACCGTCACATACGCATTGCCTGTGACCAGGCTTGGATATACATAGAACGGTTGCGTATTGCCGTTGTGGAACGAAAGGACATTGCTATAGCCATAGGTGCCATTCTTGTCCACCGACTCTAACCGGTAGTACACCATCCCCGGCGGGACATGCGCGTCGGTTACGGCATAATTGCCGCCGACTGCCTCTACCTGTTGTAATGGCGTAAACCGGATACCATCCGTGCTCCGCTCCACGATGTAATAGCTTGTGTTGATGTCATCGGTGGTTTGCCAGTTCAGTTGTATGTTGCCGTTCTCCCACTGACCGCTGAATTGCAACAGGGTTTCCGCCAGCGCCAGGCAGGAATTCAGTGAAAAGCTGCTGCTGCTGGTGTTGGTACAACCGGCGATGGTACTGGTGAGCGATACGGTATAGGTTCCTATGTCTGACGTCGTAATGGGATCGAGGGCAAGCGTGTTCCCATTGCTGGTCGTGCCGTTGGGGTACTGCCAGGTATAAGTGAAGAAGGGGCTGTACGGGAGGGTGAACAGGACGTCGCTTCCGACACAGGTACTGCCGGTGGTGACGACGCTGGGTACAGCCAGCGTGCTGATGGAAATGCTGTGGGAATAGCTGTTGTCACAGGCATCGATCATTTGGAACGTATAGGTACCCGCGGCAAGGCCGGTAAACACGGGGCTGGACTGGAGACCGGTCGTGGTTGGTCCCGCAGTGATCTGGTATTGGTAAGGCGGCACACCGGTGGTCGTGTCCGGAATCAGCGCCACTTCCCTGGTTGCCCCGCAAATGGCTAAGGCAGGAGTGGAGTTAAATAAAGGATTTGTATAAGGAGGGATGACGATCGTATCATTGTCAACCGTGCAGGGCCAGGTGGACTGGCCTCTGAAGTAGGACGCACCATAGATATTGGAATACTGGTAGGACGCATAGTAGGTGCCGGCCGGGAGATTCTGGACCGAATCGCTATAGGACGTAGCCGACGATTCGTCGTACTGGTTGTAGAGCTGGGCCGAGGTGGAATTGACGGTTACTGTGCCGGGCATCCACCAATTGTTATTGTTGACACTCAGCAGGATCTTATTGGCGTTATTACAACCTTTTTCCAGCGTGGCTCCGAAGACCGTGTTGCGTACATCTCCAGGTCCGAACGTAAGCGTAACGCTGTCCTTTTGCCCGCAGCTGGTGTCGATGACGTACATCTCATAGGTGCCAGGCCCAAAATAGCCGATGAAGCCTCCATTATACACATCATAGGCGGTATCCGGATAGGTATAGGTTTTCACCGTGCCGTCGGGAAGCGTCACGCTTGGAGGGCCGGACACCAGCACGGCATCGGCAATGTCGTTGTAGTTAAATGTTATATAAAGGCTTGACGTCCCCTCTATGCACGTGCCATACGATAGACTCAGTGTATAGGTTATTTGAAATGGAGGCGTTTCGCCCCAGTTAAATTGCAGGGTATCCTTACCGCAGCAATCCTGCCGGATCACTTTATAACCGGAGCCTGGCGGGTAACCGACAAACGTGGAATTATTGGTTTGTGTGGCCAGGACGGCACCGGAGGGGCTTATCAGTGTATAGGTAACGGTGCTGCAATGCAAATTGGGAAACTCATCAAATGTATACGTGTACCCCCGGCCGCAAACCGACGCGACCGTACTGTCGGGCGTCATATCCATGCCGGTCGACAGGGTAATGTAACCCGATGACGAAACGCCGCATTGGTTGGTAATGGTGATCGGCAACAGGTCGGTATTGCCCGTAATGTGGTTATACCGTATACGGATCGTGTCGTAAAAAGAACCGTTGTTGACAACGGGAGCGGTCAGCACCTGCGTTAAAGTCGAGCCATTGGGGAGCGTCGCCGTAATGGTATAAGGAGGCTTGTAATTGGTGTAATTGAAGGTCAGGTACACGGCAAAAGAATCGCAGGAGATGTATTGCAGAATGCTGACGCCGTTGTTGCCGACAACAAGCATCGAGCTGGGGGCGGCGGCAAGGGTGACGTTCTGGGTCTGGATATTACCGCAGGAATCCTTTACCTGAGCCGTATAGGTACCGGCGGTCAGGCCGGTAAATACATTGCCCGCCTGCGGACCCGCGGTAACGGGCGAAGGGCTGATCAATGCATACGTTACCGGTGCACGGCCATTGGTCACACTCATGGTGATGGAGCCATCGCTGCTGCTGGGACAGCTGGGATTGACAGAGGTAACGGTCAAAGAGGGAACCGCGTACGTACCTGTAACGGTAAAACTCTTTGTAACTGTCGTGTTACAGTTGTCGGTTACCTGAACGGTATAGGTGCCGGGGGACAGTGAATTAAATATATTGGACGATTGGGAGGGCGCTAAGACAGGGCCTGCAATAATGCTGTAGGTATAGGGCGTTGAGCCGCCCGATGCCGATACAGTAGCCGTGCCGGAAGCCTGACAGCGGCTTTGTGTGGCGGTGACTGAATTGATGACCGGCGGTGTGGCGGCAGGACATTGGGCTTCTGAGGTCAGCGCGCACGAAAGTGCAAACAGCACACAAAGTAGGATACGGTACATCGCTATGGTTTTTCTGGACAAGGAGGGTTACCAGCTGCAAGTTATTTTTTTGGGCACGGCGGAGACGTCGAAAAACTTGGAAGTTGAGTAGGCTGTGCTACGACACCCCCTTCTATTCTTTCAAAACCTTGGCCGCTGACACCCCGTCATCCCCCGTGAACGCAACAAAGTAAACCCCCGGTGCCAGTCCGGACACGTCGATGCTGGTTTGGGTAACCCCCGCGGCGACGGGGATGTTTTTCCATACCTTGCCATCGACACTGATCAGCCGTATATAGGAGGTGTGACTGGTAGCAGGGCCGGTGACCGTTACCGGTACATTGCCTGTGATCAGCGTGGGATATACATTGAACGATCGGGCATCGCCGCTGTGGAGCGAAATAATATTGCTATAGCTGTAGGAGCCTCTTTTGTCACCTATCCGTAACCGGTAGTAAACAATCCCCGGCGGGACATGCGCGTCGGTCACCGAGTAGTTGTTCTGGGTGCCACCCAGCGCTTCTACTTGCTGTACCGGCATAAAACCGATGCCATCGGTGCTCCGCTCCACGATGTAATAGCTGGTATTGGTTTCATCCGTAGTTTGCCAGCTCAGTTGTATGTTGCCGTTTACCCACTGCCCGCGGAAATGCAACAGGGTTTCTGCGAGTACCTGGCAGGAGTTCAGCGAAAAGCTGCTGCTGGTGGTGTTGGTACAGCCGGCAATGGTGCTGGTGAGCGATACGGTATAGGTTCCGATGTCTGCGGTCGTAATGGGATTGAGGGCAAGCGTGTTCCCGCTGCTGGTGGTGCCGTTGGGGTACTGCCAGGTATACGTGAAGAAAGGACTGGACGGGAGGGTGAACAGGACGTCGCTGCCGACGCAGGTACTGCCGGTGGTGACGACGCTGGGTACTGCCAGCGTGCTGATGGATAGGCTGTGGGAATAACTGTTGTCACAGGCATCGATCATCTGGAAGGTATACGTGCCCGCGGCAAGGCCGGTGAACACGGGGCTGGATTGGAGCGCGGTGGTGGTTGGCCCGGCGGTGATCTGGTATTGGTAAGGCGGCACACCGGTGGTTGTGTCGGGCACCAGCGCCACTTCCCTGGTCACCCCGCAAATGGCAATGGCAGGAGTGGTATTAAACAATGGGTCTGTATACGGGGGGATGACGATCGTGTCATGATCTACATCGCAGGCCCAGGTACTCATTCCTTTGAAATAGGTCAGGCCATAGATATTTGAGTACTGGTAGGCCGTGTAGTAGGTGCCGGCCGGGAGATTCTGGACCGAATCGCTATAAGACGTAGCCGACGATTCGTCGTACTGGCTAAAGAGCTGGGCGGTGGTGGAATTGACGGTGACCGTGCCGGGTGTCCACCAATTGTTATTGACGACACTCTGCAGGATTTTATTGGCGTTATTACAGCCTTTTTCCAGCGTGTTGGTGAAAATGGTATGGCGTACATCCCCGGGTCCGATGGTCAGCGTAAGGCTGTCTTTTTGCCCGCATTGGGTGTCGATGACGTACATCTTATAGGTGCCGGGCCCAAAATAGCCGATGACGGATTCATAATACAAATTGTAAGCAGTATCCGGGTAGGTATAGGTGTACACCGTGCCGTTGGCAAGCGTAATGCTGGGCGGGCCGGACACCAGCACGGCATAGGCAAGGTCGTTGTAGTTATAGGTTAAATAAAGGCTTGTCGTGTTCTCCTTGCAAGTGGCATACGCTACATTTAGCGAATAGGTGATTTGAAATGGAGGTGGTACAGACCAGGTAAATTGCAGGGTATCCGTGCGACAGCAATCGTGCCGGATCACTTTATAACCGACGCCGGGTGTGTAACCGATAAACGTGGAAGAGGCTTGTGTGACCAGCACGACACCGGCGGGGCTTACCAGGGAATAGGTAACGGTGCTGCAATGCAAATTGGGGAAATTATCAAACGTATAGGAATACCCCTTGCCGCAAACCGATGAGGCCGTGCTATCGGGCGTCAAATCCATACCGGTCGACAGGGTGATGCTACCTGTTGAAGAAACGCCGCATTGGTTGGTAACAGTTATCGGCAACAGATCGGTATTGCCCGTGACGTGGTTATACCGGATATAGATCGTATCGATAAAGGAGCCGGCGTTGACAACGGGAGCGGTTAGCACCTGCGTTAGCGTCGAGCCATTCGGCAGCGTCGCTGTAACGGTATAAGGAGGTTTGTAATTGGTGATATTGAAGGTCAGATAAACGGCAAAAGAATCGCAGGCAATGTATTGCAGATAGCTTATGTATGGATGACTGACAAGGGTAACTGAGCTGGGGGCGGCGGCAAGGGTGACGGTCTGTGTCTGGATATTACCGCAGGAATCCTTTACCTGAGCGGTATAGGTGCCGGCGGGCAGGCCGGTAAATACATTGCCTGCCTGCGGCCCCACCATCACGGGGGAAGGACTGACCAGGGCATACGTCACCGGCGCCCGGCCGTTGGTCACCGTCAGGGTAATGGAGCCGTCGCTGCTGCTGGGACAGCTGGGATTGACAATGGTGGCGGACAATGTGGGGACGGTATACGTACCGGTCACCGTAAAAGTCGTCGTCACAGACGTGTTGCAATTATCCGTTACCTGTACGGTATAGGTACCGGGAGACAGCGCATTAAATATATTCGACGATTGGGGCGAGGCTAAGACGGGGCCCGCCGTAATGCTGTACGTATAAGGTGTTGAACCGCCCGATGCGGACACGGTAGCGGTGCCGGAAGCCGCGCACCGGCTTTGCGTGACGGCGACGGAATTGATGGCCGGGGGCGTGGCGGCAGGACATTGGGCTTCTGAGGTCAGCGCGCACGAAAGGACAAAAAGCACGCAAAGCAGGATACGGTACATTGCAAAGGTTTTTCTGAGGACGGAGGGATACTGACCGAAAGGTATTTTAATCGATACGATGAAACTGTCGTAATACTTGGAGTTCGAACTTCCGCTACACTATAATCCACTTTATTGGTCAAGGTAAATTTTACCCTCGGTGTAACTTCGTATCCGTATTCCAGCGTAGCTAAAATCCGTACAATGAAAATCCAGGTATCCGCAACTCTACTTGCCTGCCTCTTTGCAAACAGCGTATTGGCGGGAAATACATTGGATAAGACCGGCAATCCGACGGCGACCGCGCTTGTCGCCTTTAGCGTGCGTCAGTTAAGTTCGGCGTATACGGGGTACGACCTCAAGGTGTGTCGCAGCCATGACAAGGCTACGGCCAATATCGGGTTTACGGGCGCCGGCGACCTGGATACGGCTACGATGAAGGCCTTTGTCGGCACGGACACCGGTTATGTGAGTGTATGGTACGACCAAAGCGGCAATGGTTACAACGCCACGCCGACCGCAGATTCCACCATGCCGTACATCATGGTGGGCGGCTCGATCAACAGGGACAACGGCTGGCCTTCCCTCTACACGTCCATGAGCGCATTTCTAAGCTACGGGCCCGTAAGCCAGTTAAACGGGACGTACCAGGTCACGCGCATGGAAGTTTGCAGGTCCCGCGACAATAGCAGCCTTTCCATATCAGAGGGGCTGGGTACCTACCAGCTGGATCTACAGCTATTCCCGGCAGCAATATGGGTACAGTTCGAAGACAACAATATCGTTGCCACGGGAACCGTAAGCAGTACACAGTCACTTATGTCGATCAATTCGGTGAGGAACAACGGAAATTCGCTGATGTATCTGAATACGGCATTGCTTGGGTCTACGACAGCCTCTATTTTGCCTTTCAGCGCACCCGTGATGGGCTTTGTCGGTGTCCGGTTTGACTACGCGGTAAGCCCTGCCGGGCAGGGCGCTTTTTCAGAAACCATTTTGTTTAACTCCGTACTGTCGGATGCGGACCGCCAGGCCATCAATTATAACGAGAACTGGTATTATTCACTCGGGTTTGATCCCTGCAGCAGTACGGCGGCCGCCCTCTCCCCGAATAATGCGACAAGCAAAGCACTGTATGCCTGTACGCAGGATGGCCCATGGGCGTATTATTATGATCCCGCCCACCCGTTGAACCTGCTGTTCGGTATCGCAAAAGACCCCGGTAGTACGGGGGCCAATGCCACGTTTGCGATCGATTCCATCGACCTCACCGTTGCCCCCAATCCAGCCACGGCGGGTTATTCCGTCACATCCGGGACAAATGGCATTTTCGCCATGGGCCGCTACTGGAATGTATTCACTCATACGCCGCTGACCAGCCCCGTCGATGTGCGCTTCTTCTTCAACCCGACAGACACGACGGCCGCGCTCAATGCGGCGCTGGCGTTCAAAACGGGGTCTAACGTGGTGAGCAACCTCCAATGGTTTAAAACGGTGGGCGGTCCTTTTAACCAGGACAGCCTGACGGCAACCCCCGTCCCTTATATAAAGGGCCCGATCCTTCCGTTGACGCCCGTATATGGGACAAAAAATGGCGTTAACTACGCGGAGTTCGATGGCGTCCCCAGCTTTTCCGGGGGAACAGGGGTCTATATCGTGTCCGCTACACCCATCACGCTGCCCATCGTCATCAATCCGTTTACCGCCGTACCGGCAAACCACGCTGTGCTGCTCAACTGGACAACCCAGTCGGAAAACAACAGCCTTCTTTTTGAGATCGATCGCAGTGCCGATGGCAAGACCTGGGCAGCCATAGGGGAGGTCAACGCGGCAGGGAATAGCGAGAATGCCACGTCCTACAGCTTCACCGATAGTAGCCCGCTCCAAAGCAATTACTACCGGTTAAAGCTGGTGTATAAAAACGGGCAGTATTTCTTTTCGGACGTCGTTGTGGCGGGTATCAATACGACTTCCCCCCAGGTGTACAAAATCGTTCCCAACCCGTTCAAAAACAACCTGGACATTACCGCCACCGTACCCAATGGCGGTCCGGTGGAGGTACGGCTTTTGGAGATCACCGGGGTCACTTTACTGCGCCAGGAATATACCGCGACAAAAGGGGGAAATGTGTTTACCCTGACCAATCTGAGCCGGTTGTCGCCGGGGATGTATATCGTACAGGTGATACAGGGCGGCGTTGTGGGGGTAGGGAAGGTGGTGAAGGAATAATTACCGTATCGTAATCTTCCGGACCTTATTCCCTCCATTCGTCCCATAATTAAACGTCGTCATATACAGCACTCCGCGGTCATCGATACAAAGGCCCTGCGGCCCGTTGAAACTGGCGTTTAGCCCGATCCCATCGACGTCCTCCGCTGCACCGCTTCCCGCAATGGTGAAGACCTTCCCGCTGCACGCCTCGATCATCCGGAGGTTGTTGTTGAAGTGATCCGCTTCGTAGATGTTCCCAAACGCATCCCGTGCGATCTCCCATCCCTTGAAGGCCGTGTCCAGGTAAATCTCTTTTTGTACGTCACCGGGTGTTATCCTGTAGATGCCGTAGGCTGCGACATAGAGGTTGCCGTCCCTGTCAAAGGTGAGGTTACGAGGGGTGAGGATATTGTTGCCAAAAAGCGTCTGGTTGTTACCGTTAGTGTCCAGGCGGGTCACAGTGCCATAGTTGTTGTTGGACATATAGAGAAAGCCATCGGGACCCACAGCGATACCCGTGGTGGGCATCGTACCGTTGTATATCAGCGTAAAGCTGTTGTCCGGCTGGACCTTGACCAGGTGTACGTTGAAGTCCGTGACGTACAGGTTGTGTGTCTTCCGGTCCAAAGCGATATTATAGGGAGAATAAAATGGCAACGTGTCCGGAATGGTGATCTGCGAAACGGTCGCAGAAGAGGCGGTGTATTTCCGCAAAAGACGGTTATAGTTGTCTGCGATATAAAGGTCGCCGTTGGCGTCGGTCGTGATGCCCCAGGGGCAGTAAAAAGAGGAGGACAGCGCGGGTCCATTATCGCTCCCCACCGCGCCGGTGCCGGCGATGGTGGATACGGTGACCACATATTGGTAATTGACCTGCGGGCCCTGGAAGGTATCGTTGCCGAAAGACAACACGATGTTCCCCGAGCCGGCCATGGGAGGAACGACCGCCCGGACGCTGTCAGAACAGGCGGCGATGATCTTGAACGGCTGTCCGTTGAGCGTCACAAAAAAAGCTTCGCCCGTGCCGCATCGGTTATGGGCCAATATCCGCATCTGTTGGCGCATGCGTGCACTTGTTTAATGATGTTTCGACGGAGGAGACTATTCCCTATCTTGCGGGCCACCAATCTTACCTCACCCTATGCGTCTTCCTTTTGCCCTCCTTGTCTGTACCCTGATGCATACAGTCGTTCGCGCACAGGTCTTTATGGGCGGGGGATATGGCACCTTCAACGTTCCCGGGGCCAGCGAAAAATTCAGAGGTTTCGGCCCCACGTTCAGATGTGAATATATTGAAAAGAACGAGAGGATCAGCCTGTACCTGGATGCCTCCTATTTCGAAAAAACCATGTCACAAGGAACAACCGAAGTGTACGACCGCAATGGCGTTCCGCA
This region of Dinghuibacter silviterrae genomic DNA includes:
- a CDS encoding T9SS type A sorting domain-containing protein: MYRILLCVLFALSCALTSEAQCPAATPPVINSVTATQSRCQASGTATVSASGGSTPYTYSIIAGPVLAPSQSSNIFNSLSPGTYTVQVTDNCNTTVTKSFTVTGTYAVPSLTVTSVNPSCPSSSDGSITMSVTNGRAPVTYALISPSPVTAGPQAGNVFTGLTAGTYTAQVKDSCGNIQTQNVTLAAAPSSMLVVGNNGVSILQYISCDSFAVYLTFNYTNYKPPYTITATLPNGSTLTQVLTAPVVNNGSFYDTIRIRYNHITGNTDLLPITITNQCGVSSSGYITLSTGMDMTPDSTVASVCGRGYTYTFDEFPNLHCSTVTYTLISPSGAVLATQTNNSTFVGYPPGSGYKVIRQDCCGKDTLQFNWGETPPFQITYTLSLSYGTCIEGTSSLYITFNYNDIADAVLVSGPPSVTLPDGTVKTYTYPDTAYDVYNGGFIGYFGPGTYEMYVIDTSCGQKDSVTLTFGPGDVRNTVFGATLEKGCNNANKILLSVNNNNWWMPGTVTVNSTSAQLYNQYDESSATSYSDSVQNLPAGTYYASYQYSNIYGASYFRGQSTWPCTVDNDTIVIPPYTNPLFNSTPALAICGATREVALIPDTTTGVPPYQYQITAGPTTTGLQSSPVFTGLAAGTYTFQMIDACDNSYSHSISISTLAVPSVVTTGSTCVGSDVLFTLPYSPFFTYTWQYPNGTTSNGNTLALDPITTSDIGTYTVSLTSTIAGCTNTSSSSFSLNSCLALAETLLQFSGQWENGNIQLNWQTTDDINTSYYIVERSTDGIRFTPLQQVEAVGGNYAVTDAHVPPGMVYYRLESVDKNGTYGYSNVLSFHNGNTQPFYVYPSLVTGNAYVTVTSPATGHISYIRVVSVDGKILKTIPVAAGVTQTSIDVSGLAAGVYFVVMNGDEGMLGAKMLKE
- a CDS encoding T9SS type A sorting domain-containing protein, translating into MYRILLCVLFVLSCALTSEAQCPAATPPAINSVAVTQSRCAASGTATVSASGGSTPYTYSITAGPVLASPQSSNIFNALSPGTYTVQVTDNCNTSVTTTFTVTGTYTVPTLSATIVNPSCPSSSDGSITLTVTNGRAPVTYALVSPSPVMVGPQAGNVFTGLPAGTYTAQVKDSCGNIQTQTVTLAAAPSSVTLVSHPYISYLQYIACDSFAVYLTFNITNYKPPYTVTATLPNGSTLTQVLTAPVVNAGSFIDTIYIRYNHVTGNTDLLPITVTNQCGVSSTGSITLSTGMDLTPDSTASSVCGKGYSYTFDNFPNLHCSTVTYSLVSPAGVVLVTQASSTFIGYTPGVGYKVIRHDCCRTDTLQFTWSVPPPFQITYSLNVAYATCKENTTSLYLTYNYNDLAYAVLVSGPPSITLANGTVYTYTYPDTAYNLYYESVIGYFGPGTYKMYVIDTQCGQKDSLTLTIGPGDVRHTIFTNTLEKGCNNANKILQSVVNNNWWTPGTVTVNSTTAQLFSQYDESSATSYSDSVQNLPAGTYYTAYQYSNIYGLTYFKGMSTWACDVDHDTIVIPPYTDPLFNTTPAIAICGVTREVALVPDTTTGVPPYQYQITAGPTTTALQSSPVFTGLAAGTYTFQMIDACDNSYSHSLSISTLAVPSVVTTGSTCVGSDVLFTLPSSPFFTYTWQYPNGTTSSGNTLALNPITTADIGTYTVSLTSTIAGCTNTTSSSFSLNSCQVLAETLLHFRGQWVNGNIQLSWQTTDETNTSYYIVERSTDGIGFMPVQQVEALGGTQNNYSVTDAHVPPGIVYYRLRIGDKRGSYSYSNIISLHSGDARSFNVYPTLITGNVPVTVTGPATSHTSYIRLISVDGKVWKNIPVAAGVTQTSIDVSGLAPGVYFVAFTGDDGVSAAKVLKE
- a CDS encoding arabinofuranosidase catalytic domain-containing protein; the protein is MKIQVSATLLACLFANSVLAGNTLDKTGNPTATALVAFSVRQLSSAYTGYDLKVCRSHDKATANIGFTGAGDLDTATMKAFVGTDTGYVSVWYDQSGNGYNATPTADSTMPYIMVGGSINRDNGWPSLYTSMSAFLSYGPVSQLNGTYQVTRMEVCRSRDNSSLSISEGLGTYQLDLQLFPAAIWVQFEDNNIVATGTVSSTQSLMSINSVRNNGNSLMYLNTALLGSTTASILPFSAPVMGFVGVRFDYAVSPAGQGAFSETILFNSVLSDADRQAINYNENWYYSLGFDPCSSTAAALSPNNATSKALYACTQDGPWAYYYDPAHPLNLLFGIAKDPGSTGANATFAIDSIDLTVAPNPATAGYSVTSGTNGIFAMGRYWNVFTHTPLTSPVDVRFFFNPTDTTAALNAALAFKTGSNVVSNLQWFKTVGGPFNQDSLTATPVPYIKGPILPLTPVYGTKNGVNYAEFDGVPSFSGGTGVYIVSATPITLPIVINPFTAVPANHAVLLNWTTQSENNSLLFEIDRSADGKTWAAIGEVNAAGNSENATSYSFTDSSPLQSNYYRLKLVYKNGQYFFSDVVVAGINTTSPQVYKIVPNPFKNNLDITATVPNGGPVEVRLLEITGVTLLRQEYTATKGGNVFTLTNLSRLSPGMYIVQVIQGGVVGVGKVVKE
- a CDS encoding SBBP repeat-containing protein, translating into MRQQMRILAHNRCGTGEAFFVTLNGQPFKIIAACSDSVRAVVPPMAGSGNIVLSFGNDTFQGPQVNYQYVVTVSTIAGTGAVGSDNGPALSSSFYCPWGITTDANGDLYIADNYNRLLRKYTASSATVSQITIPDTLPFYSPYNIALDRKTHNLYVTDFNVHLVKVQPDNSFTLIYNGTMPTTGIAVGPDGFLYMSNNNYGTVTRLDTNGNNQTLFGNNILTPRNLTFDRDGNLYVAAYGIYRITPGDVQKEIYLDTAFKGWEIARDAFGNIYEADHFNNNLRMIEACSGKVFTIAGSGAAEDVDGIGLNASFNGPQGLCIDDRGVLYMTTFNYGTNGGNKVRKITIR